Proteins encoded within one genomic window of Pongo abelii isolate AG06213 chromosome 18, NHGRI_mPonAbe1-v2.0_pri, whole genome shotgun sequence:
- the NRN1L gene encoding neuritin-like protein isoform X2 — translation MMCCCRHRCCCRQPPHALRPLLLLPLAAAAGPNRCDTIYQGFAECLIRLGDGMGRGGELETICRSWNDFHACVSRVLSGCPEEAAAVWESLQQEARQAPHPNNLHTLCGAPVHVQERGTGSETNQETLRATAPGLPMAPVPPLLAAALALAYLLRPLT, via the exons ATGATGTGCTGCTGCCGCCACCGCTGCTGCTGCCGGCAACCACCCCATGCCCTGAGGCCGTTGCTGTTGCTGCCCCTCG CAGCTGCAGCGGGCCCAAACCGATGTGACACCATATACCAGGGCTTCGCCGAGTGTCTCATCCGCTTGGGGGACGGCATGGGCCGCGGAGGCGAGCTGGAGACCATCTGCAG GTCTTGGAATGACTTCCATGCCTGTGTCTCTCGGGTCCTGTCGGGCTGTCCGGAGGAGGCAGCTGCAGTGTGGGAATCACTACAGCAAGAAGCTCGTCAGGCCCCCCATCCGAATAACTTGCACACTCTGTGCGGTGCCCCAGTGCATGTTCAGGAGCGCGGCACAGGCTCCGAAACCAACCAGGAGACGCTGCGGGCTACAGCGCCTGGACTCCCCATGGCCCCCGTGCCCCCACTGCTGGCGGCTGCTCTGGCTCTGGCCTACCTCCTGAGGCCTCTGACCTAG
- the NRN1L gene encoding neuritin-like protein isoform X1 yields MMCCCRHRCCCRQPPHALRPLLLLPLVLLPPLAAAAAGPNRCDTIYQGFAECLIRLGDGMGRGGELETICRSWNDFHACVSRVLSGCPEEAAAVWESLQQEARQAPHPNNLHTLCGAPVHVQERGTGSETNQETLRATAPGLPMAPVPPLLAAALALAYLLRPLT; encoded by the exons ATGATGTGCTGCTGCCGCCACCGCTGCTGCTGCCGGCAACCACCCCATGCCCTGAGGCCGTTGCTGTTGCTGCCCCTCG TCCTTTTACCTCCCCTGGCAGCAGCTGCAGCGGGCCCAAACCGATGTGACACCATATACCAGGGCTTCGCCGAGTGTCTCATCCGCTTGGGGGACGGCATGGGCCGCGGAGGCGAGCTGGAGACCATCTGCAG GTCTTGGAATGACTTCCATGCCTGTGTCTCTCGGGTCCTGTCGGGCTGTCCGGAGGAGGCAGCTGCAGTGTGGGAATCACTACAGCAAGAAGCTCGTCAGGCCCCCCATCCGAATAACTTGCACACTCTGTGCGGTGCCCCAGTGCATGTTCAGGAGCGCGGCACAGGCTCCGAAACCAACCAGGAGACGCTGCGGGCTACAGCGCCTGGACTCCCCATGGCCCCCGTGCCCCCACTGCTGGCGGCTGCTCTGGCTCTGGCCTACCTCCTGAGGCCTCTGACCTAG